In a single window of the Biomphalaria glabrata chromosome 5, xgBioGlab47.1, whole genome shotgun sequence genome:
- the LOC106071319 gene encoding uncharacterized protein LOC106071319 isoform X2: MFGEECQYRCHCANGCDTSGDRVNGTCARGWFGFKCQYRNSVVDATVEPKRYTSWLTDGLSDTCNNDTTISSVTLLWDEEFLFTWMSIEVNNASKLTAFKIWFIATGETYKEIPCSGQRLALINENTLKIFCDLKVLIEQVILEGEAVYFLCSLHVNGGRNVALMQETNQTTTHISNIFYGPQLAVDGDLNTDALRMGCSHTAINDTEPCWTVTFDGPRAVNKFIIYNRRDDKPERLKHFQLEAENEHSQSVFSYLDSLDHFLYIYRVNILEHLSMKSVTICQNETDTPFVTLCEVEAYGECLPGSWGLNCSNKCPSSCPNFCDRGDGSCNVICVGFSDPSDCTRACAVTRYGINCSQSCSGSCLNHHCHPENGSCVNSPGSSLDDHSEENSSVDSLSTGIGIGIGASCCLFLIILFIIIVVFKKRKRVPSRPTITPPRGYDDVDLSTPEESKYETIHDADLKKTRSDNSTNTSQQTRNESNVYVNTNVTPED, translated from the exons GAAACAGTGTAGTTGATGCAACAGTGGAACCAAAGAGATATACTTCCTGGTTAACTGATGGTCTAAGTGATACGTGTAACAATGATACGACCATTTCATCAGTGACACTGCTCTGGGATGAAGAGTTTCTATTTACTTGGATGTCTATTGAAGTCAACAATGCTT CAAAGCTTACTGCTTTCAAGATCTGGTTCATTGCTACTGGCGAAACCTACAAGGAGATACCATGCTCTGGTCAACGACTTGCATTAATTAATGAAAacacattgaaaatattttgtgatcTGAAAGTTTTAATCGAGCAAGTGATATTGGAAGGAGAGGCTGTTTATTTTCTATGTTCTCTACATGTCAATGGAG GCAGGAATGTGGCGTTGATGCAAGAAACCAACCAGACAACCACACATATCTCTAACATTTTTTATGGGCCTCAATTAGCTGTCGATGGTGACCTCAATACCGATGCTTTAAGAATGGGATGTAGCCACACAGCTATTAATGACACTGAACCCTGTTGGACGGTCACTTTTGACGGACCTCGAGCTGTAAATAAATTTATCATTTACAACAGAA GAGATGACAAGCCAGAACGTCTCAAACATTTTCAACTTGAAGCAGAGAATGAACACAGTCAGAGCGTCTTCTCTTACCTGGACTCTCTGGACCACTTCCTCTACATCTACAGAGTGAACATTCTAGAACATCTTTCCATGAAATCTGTTACCATCTGCCAGAATGAGACAGACACACCGTTCGTTACACTTTGCGAAGTGGAGGCTTATGGCG AATGTCTACCTGGCTCTTGGGGTTTGAATTGTTCCAACAAGTGTCCAAGTTCATGCCCGAACTTCTGTGACAGAGGAGATGGATCTTGCAACGTCATTTGTGTTGGATTTAGTGACCCATCTGATTGTACTAGAG CATGTGCTGTTACAAGATATGGCATCAATTGTTCCCAAAGCTGTAGTGGTTCCTGTTTAAATCATCACTGTCATCCTGAAAATGGAAGTTGTGTGAACTCGCCAGGCAGCTCTTTAGATGATCACTCTGAAG AAAACTCCAGCGTTGACAGTCTTTCAACTGGAATAGGCATCGGTATAGGAGCAAGCTGTTGTCTGTTTCTAATTATACTTTTCATCATCATCGTGgtatttaagaaaagaaaacgaGTTCCTTCCAGGCCAACAATCACACCACCAAGAGGTTATGACGATGTAGATCTGTCTACTCCAGAGGAGAGTAAATATGAGACGATACACGATGCAG ACCTAAAGAAAACAAGATCAGATAACTCAACAAACACATCACAACAGACGAGAAACGAGAGCAATGTCTATGTGAATACAAATGTAACACCAGAAGATTGA